ttaaaacatcctCAGTACTGTAATCCACCTCCCCTCCATCCCTTTCACTTGCATTTACATTGTGTCCCTCGTGGGGAACTGCACAATCCTCTCTGTCATCGGGAGCGATCTGAGCCTTCATGAGCCCATATACCAATTCATATCCATGCTGGCCATCACTGATTTGGGTTTGTCTCTCTCTACAACGCCAACTGTGATGAGTGTTTTCTGGGTCAACTACAGGGAAATCAGTTTTGGAGCCTGTTTTGCTCGGCTTTATTTTGttcattccttctccttcatgCAGTCCTCAGTGCTTCTGGCCATGGCCTTTCATGGCTATGTGGCCATCTGCTACCCACTGAGATACTCCTCCATCCTCACCAGTGCCAGGATAGCCAAGATCGGGCCGGCTGCTCTGTGCAGATGCCTCTTAGGAGTGCTGCCATCGCTCTTCTTGCTGAGAAGGTTGCCCTTCTGCCAGTCCCCATGTGCTCTCCCACACCTTCTGCCTGCATCAGGACATGATCAAGCTGGTGTGTGCAGACATCACATTCAACAGCATGTACGGGTTAGCTGTGGTCATCCTCATAGTGGTACTAGATCCATTGCTCATTGTTTTGTCATATATTATGATATGTAAGACAATCGTGAGCATCGCATCCCAGAGGGAGCGTCTCAAGGATTTGAACAACTGCCTGTCCCATATGCTGGACGTCCTGATCCTGTACATCCCCACGGTTGGCTTGTCCATGGTTCACTGTTTCAGCAAGCATGCTTCCCCTCTCGTTCACATCCTCCTGGCCAACAGTTCCCTGCTGGTTCCCCCCATGCTGAACCCCATCATCTGCAgcataaaaaacaaacagatctGCAGGGGCATCCTCAAGGTCCTCATGCTAAGGAAGAGCTTCTCCCCATGGCACCACAGCACATAAAGTACGTTTGCTAGCTGCTCACCATAAACTAGTGGTTTGAAGTCATTATGCTGTATACGCCATTGTTACCAATTGAATGTATACTTCCAGGTGAAGATAGAAGCAATTAATATTCATATTAATTTAAATCATCATCCATGCTCGTTTATTCTGTGATTTATCTCATAATTTTCTCTACTCTGAGGTGTGTTGTATTTCCACTGCCCACTGAAGGAGTTCATGCTCCAGAAAAACTTAAATAcgcaagatttttttttctcttagccACAGAGGTTGTAACATATCTTGCTCAAGTATTTCTAATGAGTACTGTAACGAAGAATTAACCCCCAGTCTAGGAAATAATTCAACATGTGATTAAACCTATGTGACTAGTCACATTGTTTGCATTCACCAAGTAAGAAACCATTCAGTCACCAGTTATGAAGCCATCAGGGACCCAATAAAGCACAAGTCTTAAACTCTTTTGTACCCTACCTAAATGTGGGCGATTGCAACAGTCTTGGATGAATATTTGCCCCCTTGTTTTTCATGGATGCTCAAGTCTACCTTGGGGAGTATAGTCTTACCAGGCAAGCAGTACCTAGGTAACCTCATCAGTAGTGCCACGTAAGGTCAGGATGACTTAGGCAATGTCGTCAGAAATATCAAATTTGGACAGTGATGTAGCAGAACTGGGGCCAATGGAGGAAAAAGTAATGAGAGGCAACTTGTTTACCTAGGAGAAGTTtggagtggagaaaggaaaggtcaaaagcagtgaaaaggaGAGTCAAGAAATGGTAAAAGAGATAATAAGGCATGCAAGTCATGTGTTTGGGGCTATCCAGGGTAACAGCTGGGTCACGCTGCGCTTGACCCCTGTATCGGGAGCagaaccaaaaaccaaaaaccatgCCACGGGAGTCAAAGCTGTTCCTGTGCTCAGGAGGACTGGGGGATGCAGGATGCTTTCCCTGGCTGATGGAGAATACCTGGGTGAATGGATCAGGCATCCTGGTATCGCCTTGTCAGCACCCACCCAACGCTTCAGAACAGAGCGGTTGCTAAATGGCTTGCTTTAATGGTACACCATAAATACTCTCAAATCATGAAGCTATGATGGCCGTGTTATAAAGCCATGCAGATGTGCACTCACTCTCCCCATGTAAGGAGCACACCATCCATCGCTCCTGCCTCCACCTGTCTGATACGCACTTTAGCAGGAAGAAATATTGTGCAGCAGACTTTGGGTGGCTGAGTCTCCAAAGAATGCCCTATCCAGCAAAATCTATAAGGCACATGTGTTCCTgcttctaaattattttaatgacatatCTAAGTCACTTGAGAGACTGAGTGCCTCTGAGAACTCCCGACAGTGGCAGAGAAAGATCGTACTGAAGCAGTTACCGATCTCGATTGTCAAGGATAGAAAGTTAAAACGGAAAACAAGAACGAGCACTGGGTGTATCCAGCATCCTGTACCTGAAGTATGTAACAGCACAAATTTATCTTAGACTTGTAAACTAATAAAAGAGTTTCTTTTGGAAAGCTGTGCATACTCCTTAATACAGCTGGGAATTGGGATGGTGTTACCGTGGGTCCCCTGAAGCAGAGAGACTCCCTGATGTCTGTGGCATTATGCAGAGGCACATCTGTGAGGGTCTGGATGAGGGGTTGGCTCCATACATGTTTTGTTGGAGaactgtctgcttttatttattctccCCCAGTAGGTTAAATGTGCCAGAGCAAAATGAATTTATACAGTTCAGCTAACTGGCTCAGAGCCCTAATGTCTACTTAGATCGGGTTTCTCTGGCCCTTGTCCTGtggagtttttaaaatttccaagGACTGAGGTCCCACCCCTGGTGAggcagcatttttcctttactgtcCAA
Above is a genomic segment from Gymnogyps californianus isolate 813 chromosome 1, ASM1813914v2, whole genome shotgun sequence containing:
- the LOC127025661 gene encoding LOW QUALITY PROTEIN: olfactory receptor 51Q1-like (The sequence of the model RefSeq protein was modified relative to this genomic sequence to represent the inferred CDS: deleted 1 base in 1 codon), which codes for MQCITLNPTTSLIHIAATPKPQQPHQFHSVFIPMLRSYIVSLVGNCTILSVIGSDLSLHEPIYQFISMLAITDLGLSLSTTPTVMSVFWVNYREISFGACFARLYFVHSFSFMQSSVLLAMAFHGYVAICYPLRYSSILTSARIAKIGPAALCRCLLGVLPSLFLLRRLPFCQSHVLSHTFCLHQDMIKLVCADITFNSMYGLAVVILIVVLDPLLIVLSYIMICKTIVSIASQRERLKDLNNCLSHMLDVLILYIPTVGLSMVHCFSKHASPLVHILLANSSLLVPPMLNPIICSIKNKQICRGILKVLMLRKSFSPWHHST